In a genomic window of Bordetella petrii:
- the pdxA gene encoding 4-hydroxythreonine-4-phosphate dehydrogenase PdxA: protein MTQDATPPRIPTLAVTLGDVAGIGPEITAKMLLGHDDLRQRARLVVVGDAAALRRAAQALGADASRVRVVEGPEQVRNTPGIIEVIQAGPSLEHVPLGKLSADAGDGSVRFVTTACALAREGRIDGIVTAPLNKAAMHLAGHKWPGHTELLAHEFGVKTFSLVLSAGDLYIFHATTHVSLRQAIDDVTPQRMRAVLRLAGSFAQALGRADEPVAVAGLNPHAGENGIFGTEDADILAPAVAEANAAGIRAAGPIPADALFPQAVRGKWKFVIACYHDQGHAPFKSVYGDDGVNITVGLPVVRVSVDHGTAFDIAGQGVAREDSLVLAAERAAHLAPGWSHVWETARSTTGG from the coding sequence ATGACCCAAGACGCAACGCCCCCCCGCATTCCCACCCTGGCTGTCACGCTGGGCGACGTGGCTGGCATCGGACCCGAGATCACCGCCAAGATGCTGCTGGGGCACGACGATCTGCGTCAGCGCGCGCGGCTGGTCGTGGTGGGCGATGCCGCGGCGCTGCGCCGGGCCGCCCAGGCGCTGGGCGCCGACGCCTCGCGCGTGCGGGTGGTCGAGGGGCCCGAGCAGGTACGCAATACGCCGGGCATCATCGAAGTCATCCAGGCAGGCCCTTCGCTCGAGCACGTGCCGCTGGGCAAGCTGAGCGCCGACGCGGGCGACGGTTCGGTGCGCTTTGTCACTACGGCGTGTGCACTGGCGCGCGAGGGCCGCATCGACGGCATCGTCACGGCGCCGCTGAACAAGGCCGCCATGCATCTGGCCGGCCACAAATGGCCCGGCCACACTGAACTGCTGGCGCACGAATTCGGCGTCAAGACGTTCTCGCTGGTGCTGTCGGCGGGCGACCTGTACATCTTTCACGCCACCACCCATGTGTCGTTGCGCCAGGCCATCGACGATGTCACGCCGCAGCGCATGCGGGCGGTGCTGCGCCTGGCCGGCTCGTTTGCCCAGGCCCTGGGCCGCGCCGACGAACCGGTAGCGGTGGCGGGGCTGAATCCGCACGCCGGCGAGAACGGCATTTTCGGCACCGAAGACGCCGACATCCTGGCGCCGGCCGTGGCCGAGGCCAACGCCGCCGGCATTCGCGCCGCCGGCCCCATTCCGGCCGACGCGCTGTTCCCGCAGGCCGTGCGCGGCAAATGGAAGTTCGTCATCGCCTGCTACCACGACCAGGGCCACGCTCCGTTCAAGTCGGTGTACGGCGACGACGGGGTGAACATCACCGTGGGCCTGCCGGTCGTGCGTGTCTCGGTCGACCACGGCACGGCCTTCGACATCGCAGGCCAGGGTGTGGCACGCGAAGACAGCCTGGTGCTGGCGGCCGAGCGGGCCGCGCATCTGGCCCCGGGCTGGTCGCATGTATGGGAAACTGCGCGCTCCACTACCGGAGGCTGA
- a CDS encoding GntR family transcriptional regulator: MASSAEPAAPLDRSSGDPLHAQIAQALRRDIRDRQWAPGTVLPSEAALCRQFGVARSVVRQALATLVAEGLIRRDPGRAPTVAPALEHRRMVQRSTGLFEQFAHTGTVLLTRVLRCEPAKPPPEVATFFGSDDTLLLERLRRVDDEPLAFVRTWLPRARLPGLCAEHLHDTSLHRTLVQRFGLHPGRGRNRIRAVGADAALAEALRIPVGSPLLMLEGQGFDQHGQPLEWFTTWHRAEKLVFDVDVSPAGEHIHAALPDAAGPAAPQPGGSPTSLESVEAALEAALDAVRRMRQGAPGT, translated from the coding sequence ATGGCGTCGTCCGCCGAACCCGCCGCGCCGCTCGACCGCTCCAGCGGCGATCCCCTGCATGCGCAGATAGCCCAGGCGCTGCGCCGCGACATTCGCGACCGCCAATGGGCGCCTGGCACAGTGCTGCCCAGCGAGGCGGCGCTGTGCCGGCAATTCGGCGTGGCGCGCAGCGTGGTGCGGCAGGCATTGGCGACGCTGGTGGCCGAGGGACTTATCCGCCGCGATCCCGGACGCGCGCCCACGGTGGCTCCTGCGCTCGAGCATCGTCGCATGGTGCAGCGCTCCACCGGCCTCTTCGAACAATTCGCCCACACCGGCACCGTGCTGCTCACGCGCGTGCTGCGCTGCGAGCCGGCCAAGCCGCCTCCCGAGGTAGCGACATTCTTCGGCTCGGATGACACCCTGCTGCTGGAACGCTTGCGCCGCGTCGACGACGAGCCGTTGGCCTTTGTGCGCACCTGGCTGCCGCGCGCGCGCCTGCCCGGCCTGTGCGCCGAGCATCTGCACGACACCTCGCTGCACCGCACCCTGGTGCAGCGGTTCGGCCTGCACCCGGGCCGGGGCCGCAACCGCATTCGCGCGGTGGGGGCCGACGCCGCGCTGGCCGAGGCGCTGCGAATACCAGTCGGCAGCCCGCTGCTGATGCTGGAAGGGCAGGGGTTCGACCAGCACGGACAGCCGCTCGAATGGTTCACTACCTGGCACCGCGCGGAAAAACTCGTGTTCGACGTTGATGTCAGTCCCGCTGGCGAGCATATCCATGCAGCGTTGCCGGATGCCGCCGGCCCTGCCGCGCCGCAGCCGGGTGGCTCGCCCACATCGCTCGAATCGGTCGAGGCGGCGCTCGAAGCCGCGCTCGATGCGGTGCGGCGCATGCGGCAAGGCGCGCCGGGCACCTGA
- the dtnK gene encoding D-threonate kinase has translation MAPFIAIVADDLTGSGDTAVQFVRAGWPTQLSVGRAGQALVDPAAGRAEVIAVTTHSRPMPGPQAAAVVRDDVAALRVAGVRRLYKKVDSTLRGAFKAEIDAARQAWRDDAIAVVCPAFPATGRTVRDGILYVDGRPVTETSAATDPVTPVTESHIPTLLGGAQLAVIEGETSRALADRILAAGAVVVVDAQTPADMERLARAIVLLGERALPVGSGGLAAPLARLWAGAESRGTVIVVVTSQHSAARRQAAALQAGGAQTWSPTLAQLADDAAWRDWTAQVQQSAPAAQAQATLLLLAPEGRRDGLDSDAVAARLGGLAGQLILAGTAAGVVATGGDGASAVLAALQAGGIALVDEVTGGVPLGTLTGGPAAGLPIVTKAGGFGADDVLIRAASAVRERRFQA, from the coding sequence CGACCTGACCGGGTCGGGCGACACCGCCGTACAGTTCGTGCGCGCCGGCTGGCCCACCCAGCTGTCGGTGGGGCGGGCCGGCCAGGCGCTGGTCGATCCGGCCGCCGGCCGTGCCGAGGTGATCGCGGTTACCACGCACAGCCGGCCCATGCCCGGCCCGCAGGCCGCGGCGGTGGTGCGCGACGACGTGGCCGCCCTGCGCGTGGCCGGCGTGCGCCGCCTGTACAAGAAAGTCGATTCCACCTTGCGCGGCGCGTTCAAGGCCGAGATCGACGCGGCGCGCCAGGCCTGGCGCGACGACGCGATCGCGGTGGTGTGTCCGGCGTTTCCGGCCACGGGGCGCACCGTGCGCGACGGTATTCTTTATGTGGATGGCCGGCCGGTCACCGAAACGTCGGCGGCCACCGATCCCGTTACGCCCGTGACCGAGAGCCACATTCCCACGCTGCTGGGCGGCGCGCAGCTGGCCGTGATCGAGGGCGAGACCTCGCGCGCGCTGGCCGACCGCATTCTGGCGGCCGGCGCCGTGGTGGTGGTCGATGCGCAGACGCCGGCCGACATGGAGCGCCTGGCGCGCGCCATCGTGCTGCTGGGCGAGCGCGCGCTGCCGGTCGGCTCCGGCGGCCTGGCGGCGCCGCTGGCGCGGCTGTGGGCCGGCGCCGAATCGCGCGGCACGGTCATCGTGGTGGTGACGTCGCAGCACAGCGCGGCGCGCCGCCAGGCGGCTGCCCTGCAGGCGGGCGGCGCGCAGACGTGGTCGCCCACGCTGGCGCAACTGGCCGATGATGCGGCCTGGCGCGACTGGACGGCGCAAGTGCAACAGAGCGCGCCCGCCGCGCAGGCGCAGGCCACGTTATTGCTGCTGGCGCCCGAAGGGCGGCGGGACGGCCTGGACTCGGATGCCGTGGCGGCCCGCCTGGGCGGACTGGCCGGGCAACTGATCCTGGCCGGCACCGCCGCCGGCGTGGTCGCCACCGGCGGCGACGGCGCCAGCGCCGTGCTGGCGGCCCTGCAGGCCGGCGGCATCGCGCTGGTTGATGAAGTCACCGGCGGCGTGCCGCTGGGTACCCTGACCGGCGGGCCGGCAGCCGGATTGCCTATCGTGACCAAGGCCGGCGGTTTCGGCGCCGACGATGTATTGATCCGGGCCGCCAGCGCGGTCCGCGAACGGAGATTCCAAGCATGA